Below is a window of Clostridiales bacterium DNA.
CGGTCCGCTGCCTCCAGCGTCGTACCGCTTCCGCAGCACAGGTCCACCACCAGGTCGCCTTCCTTCGTTACAGGCAGCAGCAGGCGCTCCAGCAGCTTCAGCGGCTTCTGGGTGGCGTATCCGGTCCGTTCCGGATCGCGTTGCTGCAGATGGCTGATATCCGTCCACACGTCGCCCGGATAGACCGGTTCATCATCATAATAGCGGTATTCCTTCCCATGGGAGACAATCCGGGAGAACATCCTTCCCTGCTCGTCCCGCCCCCGGGCCATATGGTTCCGCCGGCCGTCACCGCGCGGAAGCGGAACCCGGGTCAGGTCAAAGTCATATTTCGGGCCCTTTGCGTACAGCAGGATCACATCATGCTTCCGGGAAAAATAGCGCCGGGACCTTCCGCCGCTTTCATATGCCCAGATAATCTCATTCAGGTACCGTGTCTTTCCGAATACCTTGTCACACATGATCCGGGCCGGTGCCGCCATCCGCCAGTCCAGGTGCAGGTAAAACACGCCCGTATCCGCCAGCAGTTCCTTCGCGACGCCGGCCATCCGGCGCAGCAGCCGCAGGTATTCCTTTTCGCCCGTATACCGGTCTTCATATGCCGGATAGCGCGGTGCGGGAGTTCCGGTTTTCCATCCCTGCTCCCCGTACGGACGGCGGCGCATGAATTTCTCCCCGGTCATAAAGGGCGGATCCAGATAGACGCACTGCGCCTTTCCGGCCAGGTCCCTGATTTCCTGCGGCAGCGCCATCACATTGCCGCATACGAGCAGGTTCTCCCCCGCTCCGATGACTTCCCGGTTGATATTGACCTGTTCAAACATGACTGTCGCCTCCCAGCCGGTTCCTGAGCTGTTTCAGCTCGTCCTGTTCCTCCGTCAGCACCTCCAGAAAACGGTATTGCTCCCCGTCCGCCGCCAGCATTCTCCCGGCTTCCCGCACCGCCTCGGCAAATTCGGGATCCAGCGCCCGGATTCCCTGCCGCGCCAGCGGACACACCGCGTAAGCCCGCTGGTCCATCGCCGCTTTTACCGTTCCGTCCCGGATCACCGGAAGCAGCGGAAACAGGCGGCACGCCAGCGGACGGTCCTCCCGGCTGCATGTACCCGGACAGATCACCATCGGCCCGGCCGGTGTCTGCCGGATCGTCCATCCTTCCCGGTCCCGGTAAAGCATGTCTTCCCCGGGAAACAGGAGCATTCCTGTTTCCTCTCCTTCCTGGGAATCGCAGCAACGGCTGCCGCACACCCGGCCGCAGTCCCGCTTCAGCGGTGTGATGCTGTTCAGTTTTTCCCGGGCACGAAAAAGAGCATCGTCCATATTCCGGCATCCTCCGCAAAGGTTCCGTTTTCTGTTTCGATGCTCTCATGATAAAGCCGCCCGTGCGGTTTTGTCAATTCTTTCCGGGGTCCCGGTCCCCGAGCTTTTTCCGCGCCACCAGCAGGTAGCAGGCCATGTGCGCGGCGAAGGTCGCAAACCAGGATATCGGATAGGACATATACAGGATTTCCTGGGTCGGGTTGGCAGCAAATACCGTCATGATCCAGATGATCCGGAGTACGCACGCCCCGGCGAGGGAAACGATCATCGGCATCACGGAGTATCCGATTCCCCGCAGCTGGCCGACCATCACGTCCATCATCCCGCACAGGAAATAGGTGGGCAGGATAATATCCATCCGCTTCAGCCCGGCGGCAATCACGTCTGGCTGGGAATTGTACAGCCCGATCAGTTCCGCCCCGAAGGCGCGGATCAGCAGTCCCATCCCGATTCCGATCACCGCCACGGTTCCCAGGCAGCACCAGAGGACCTTTTTGACACGGTCCGTTTTCCCGGCGCCGTAGTTCTGGCTGGCAAACGTCATATCCGCCTGGTGCTGGGCATTCATCGCCGTGTAGACGAATCCCTCGATGTTCATCGCCACGCCGTTTCCGGCCATCACGACCGATTCAAAGCTGTTCACAGCGGACTGGATCAGCACATTCGAAATGGAGAAAAGGCTTCCCTGTAGCCCGGCCGGCAGGCCGATCCGGATGATTTCCCCAGCGCTTTTCCGGTCAATCCGGCATTCCTGCAGGTTCAGCTGGATCACCCCGCGCGTCCGCAGCAGGCAGATCATCACCAGCGTCATGCTGATCACCTGGCTGGCCACCGTCGCGATCGCGACACCCGCCACGTCCATCCGGAACGCAATCACCAGCAGCAGGTTCAGCAGCACGTTGATCAGCCCGGCGATCATCAGGTAGACCATCGGGCGCTTTGTATCCCCGACTGCCCGCAGGGTCGCCGCGCCGAAGTTATACAGCATGTTGGCCGGCATGCCGATAAAAT
It encodes the following:
- a CDS encoding site-specific DNA-methyltransferase yields the protein MFEQVNINREVIGAGENLLVCGNVMALPQEIRDLAGKAQCVYLDPPFMTGEKFMRRRPYGEQGWKTGTPAPRYPAYEDRYTGEKEYLRLLRRMAGVAKELLADTGVFYLHLDWRMAAPARIMCDKVFGKTRYLNEIIWAYESGGRSRRYFSRKHDVILLYAKGPKYDFDLTRVPLPRGDGRRNHMARGRDEQGRMFSRIVSHGKEYRYYDDEPVYPGDVWTDISHLQQRDPERTGYATQKPLKLLERLLLPVTKEGDLVVDLCCGSGTTLEAADRIGCRFAGLDVNPEAVSIALNRLKSDNLTVLCPCGKGGKVHLLTEDDTAGGRFRMNGLEMDNPAFPAKQSAADNVESWETGRIEDGVFYADQRFRRSFRYPELTQELKLDPASVTAVVTTDAAGVRRAWKRCPEE
- a CDS encoding MATE family efflux transporter, yielding MPTIGRRREKKHEIDMTEGPLLPKILAFSGPLILTGILQLLYNAADVIVVGNYAESHTALAAVSSTGSLINLLVNVFMGLSVGASVVIARCYGARDIIRMRKAEHTAITMALFMGIAVGLFGFFMARPLLELMGSPDDVIDGATLYVKIYFIGMPANMLYNFGAATLRAVGDTKRPMVYLMIAGLINVLLNLLLVIAFRMDVAGVAIATVASQVISMTLVMICLLRTRGVIQLNLQECRIDRKSAGEIIRIGLPAGLQGSLFSISNVLIQSAVNSFESVVMAGNGVAMNIEGFVYTAMNAQHQADMTFASQNYGAGKTDRVKKVLWCCLGTVAVIGIGMGLLIRAFGAELIGLYNSQPDVIAAGLKRMDIILPTYFLCGMMDVMVGQLRGIGYSVMPMIVSLAGACVLRIIWIMTVFAANPTQEILYMSYPISWFATFAAHMACYLLVARKKLGDRDPGKN